The Pediococcus inopinatus region ACGGGGAATCTTTATGAATACGGTTGTTAATGCAAACACGATTTTTATCGGATTGCCATTAAATATTGCGTTGTTTGGTTCCATAAGTTTGCCTTACTTCTTGGTTTACTATGTAACCAACACCGTTTCAACGTGGGCATTTGGGGTGTTCTTAATCTCAAACGATGACCCAACGAAGAAAAAGGGCGAAAAGGGTTCCGGTAACTTTAACTGGAAGAAACTTCTACCCCCACCATTGTTAGGTTTCTTGGTTGCCTTAGTTTGGTTAATCTTGAACCTACCAGTTCCAGCTTGGGCCAACAATACGTTGACATACGTTGGTAACTTGGTTACACCACTTTCCTTAATTTATATTGGGATCGTGTTGGCAGATGCCGGCTTAAAGAGTATCAATTTTGATAAGGATACCATTTTTGCTTTGCTGGGCCGATTTGCATTATCACCAATTGTGATCACATTGTTGATTATGTTAGGTGCCAAAATGGGTTACGCAATTCCAAAAATGGAAATGCAGACCTTGATTGTCCAAGCTGCTGCTCCTGCGTTAGCTGTAATGCCAATTTTGGCTAATGAATCGCATGGTGACGTGAAGTTTGCAACCAACTTGGTCACGACAAGTACAATTCTCTTTATTGTGGTTGTCCCAATTGTTATGAGCTTAATTCAATTTGTATAATCACTAAATAGTTTATCAAGACGAGCAGTCGTTTTGGTAAACTATTTTTTGCTAGCACAAAGTATATGAGTTAAAATAAGCTTGTGAGACAAGTGATCAACAATTGTGACGCCAAAGGCCTTAACTACTGGACATAGTTAAGGCCTTTTTTACACTTATGTAACGTTTTTAGATCAGCTTTGGCTAAGACCAAAACTAAGCGGGCGGGTTGATGTTGCCTAGTCTTCACTTTTATCGTGTCTATTCAACCAAAAGACAAATAAAGAGTTTAAAATCGCTACTAAAAGCGACATGAGAGAAGCAAGAAACAATTGTGACACCTCCAACCCATTGCCTGATTTGCTTTGAAGTAGTAGGCAATTATTTCAGTATCCAGAAAACAAACTAAAATCTTACAGAAATATTTGGCTAATGTTTGCGTAGAAAAACTGTGATAGACTAGGCGTAAATAAACGATAAATTGAGGCAAGAGAATTGATTACAATTGGATTAACAACATGGGCAGATCATCCTTCACTAATTGAAAATGAAGATCGTAAGGTGACGTTGACAGAATATGCCGGCTTTTTTCCTGTGGTCGAGGTGGGCACATCGTTTTACGGGATTCCTAAACTAACGAGCGTTGAAAATTGGCAAAAATCCGTTCCAGAAAAGTTTCAATTTATTTTGAAAGCTAATCAAATTATGACTCTACATGATGGCGTCAATGCGGATGAGTATTTAAATGATGAACACCGCCTAGCAATTACGGAGTTTCGTAAAATGGTCCGGCCTTTAGTTGAGGCTAAACAACTTAAAACAATCTTATTTCAGTTTCCACCCTATTTTAATTGTGAAACAGCCAACATCAGATATTTATGGGACATTCGTGAGTTGATGGGTGACCTACCAATTTCCGTGGAGTTTCGTAATCAGAGTTGGTATGATCCGGCGGTTCAAGAGGAAACGATGCTGTATCTTAAAAAGTTGCGCATGAGTCATGTGAGTGTGGATGAACCAAGTTCGGTGCCAAATGGGGTGCCGTTAGTTAGCACCGTGACCAATTCTCAATTAGCTGTTTTACGATTACACGGGCAAAATGCAGAAGGTTGGGCACAAAAAGGGCCGAACTGGCGTAAAACACGGACTTTGTATCGCTACTCGGAAGAAGAGCTACAAAGTTTTGCGAAGCTTGTGAAACAGATGCAGGAAAAATCGGAAGAAGTGTGCATTATTTTTAATAATAATAGTGGGCATGATGCTGCTGAAAATGCCCTGCGTTTAAAAGAAATTTTGAATATTAGTTTTGA contains the following coding sequences:
- a CDS encoding AEC family transporter yields the protein MAFITSVESIVTILLMMALGYVLRRIGWFDDNFSGSISKLIMNVALPASIFVAIMKYLTLPKLISLSSGLIYSFGGVIIGYIIAWLAVKVLRVRPGRRGIFMNTVVNANTIFIGLPLNIALFGSISLPYFLVYYVTNTVSTWAFGVFLISNDDPTKKKGEKGSGNFNWKKLLPPPLLGFLVALVWLILNLPVPAWANNTLTYVGNLVTPLSLIYIGIVLADAGLKSINFDKDTIFALLGRFALSPIVITLLIMLGAKMGYAIPKMEMQTLIVQAAAPALAVMPILANESHGDVKFATNLVTTSTILFIVVVPIVMSLIQFV
- a CDS encoding DUF72 domain-containing protein, with protein sequence MITIGLTTWADHPSLIENEDRKVTLTEYAGFFPVVEVGTSFYGIPKLTSVENWQKSVPEKFQFILKANQIMTLHDGVNADEYLNDEHRLAITEFRKMVRPLVEAKQLKTILFQFPPYFNCETANIRYLWDIRELMGDLPISVEFRNQSWYDPAVQEETMLYLKKLRMSHVSVDEPSSVPNGVPLVSTVTNSQLAVLRLHGQNAEGWAQKGPNWRKTRTLYRYSEEELQSFAKLVKQMQEKSEEVCIIFNNNSGHDAAENALRLKEILNISFDGLGPLQLGLF